A part of Melittangium boletus DSM 14713 genomic DNA contains:
- a CDS encoding DUF962 domain-containing protein yields the protein MTERIPTYAEFWPFYLREHALPSTRWLHFLGTSLGVLTAGAAVATGNASLILPAVVSGYGFAWVSHFFVEKNRPASFKYPLWSLVSDFRMAGLMLLGRLDKHLARAGVRDEDDQSGGHLQPVPIPVRTQHRRHDR from the coding sequence ATGACTGAGCGAATCCCGACCTACGCTGAGTTCTGGCCGTTCTACCTGCGCGAACATGCCCTGCCGAGCACGCGCTGGCTGCACTTCCTCGGCACGTCGTTGGGCGTGCTGACGGCGGGTGCGGCGGTGGCGACGGGCAATGCCTCGCTGATCCTCCCGGCGGTGGTGTCGGGCTACGGCTTCGCCTGGGTGAGCCACTTCTTCGTGGAGAAGAACCGCCCGGCGTCCTTCAAGTACCCGCTGTGGTCGCTCGTCTCCGACTTCCGCATGGCGGGCCTGATGCTCCTGGGCCGGCTGGACAAGCACCTGGCGCGCGCGGGCGTGCGCGACGAGGATGATCAGTCGGGCGGTCACCTCCAGCCCGTGCCCATCCCCGTGCGCACGCAGCACCGCCGTCACGATCGCTAG